From Corynebacterium frankenforstense DSM 45800, the proteins below share one genomic window:
- the rplM gene encoding 50S ribosomal protein L13 — MSTFHPKSGDVTRKWYVIDATDVVLGRLATHAANLLRGKGKPYFAPNVDCGDHVIIINADKVAVSTKKRQREMRYRHSGYPGGLKAMTLGRALDEYPEKTVEKAVKGMLPHNKLSRQSVKKLHVFAGSEHPYAGQQPESYEIKVVSQ; from the coding sequence GTGTCTACATTCCACCCGAAGAGCGGTGACGTCACGCGCAAGTGGTACGTCATCGACGCCACGGACGTGGTTCTGGGACGCCTTGCCACCCACGCGGCGAACCTGCTGCGTGGCAAGGGCAAGCCGTACTTCGCCCCGAACGTCGACTGCGGCGACCACGTCATCATCATCAACGCGGACAAGGTTGCGGTCAGCACCAAGAAGCGTCAGCGCGAGATGCGCTACCGTCACTCGGGCTACCCGGGTGGCCTGAAGGCCATGACCCTCGGTCGCGCCCTCGACGAGTACCCCGAGAAGACCGTGGAGAAGGCTGTCAAGGGCATGCTGCCCCACAACAAGCTCTCCCGCCAGTCCGTGAAGAAGCTGCACGTCTTCGCCGGTTCCGAGCACCCCTACGCCGGCCAGCAGCCCGAGTCCTACGAGATCAAGGTGGTGTCCCAGTGA
- the rpsI gene encoding 30S ribosomal protein S9: MTEPINNTENTENVADAEDLAAAAAATEEFTNTIGDAVATDTEAEGDVVAEQPAGVDGPIQTVGRRKRAIVRVKMQPGTGAISCNGRSLEEYFPNKIHQQLILGPLTLLEREGQFDIQANLSGGGPTGQAGAFRLAIARALNLYNPGDRSALKKAGFLTRDARAVERKKAGLHKARRAPQYSKR, encoded by the coding sequence GTGACGGAGCCGATCAACAACACCGAGAACACCGAGAACGTGGCTGACGCCGAGGACCTGGCCGCCGCCGCGGCCGCGACCGAGGAGTTCACCAACACCATCGGTGACGCCGTCGCGACCGACACCGAGGCCGAGGGCGACGTCGTCGCCGAGCAGCCCGCGGGTGTCGACGGCCCGATCCAGACCGTCGGCCGTCGTAAGCGCGCCATCGTGCGTGTGAAGATGCAGCCGGGCACCGGTGCGATCTCCTGCAACGGCCGCTCCCTCGAGGAGTACTTCCCGAACAAGATCCACCAGCAGCTCATCCTGGGCCCGCTGACCCTCCTCGAGCGCGAGGGCCAGTTCGACATCCAGGCCAACCTCTCCGGTGGCGGCCCCACCGGTCAGGCCGGCGCGTTCCGCCTCGCCATCGCGCGTGCGCTGAACCTGTACAACCCGGGTGACCGCTCGGCCCTGAAGAAGGCCGGCTTCCTCACCCGTGACGCCCGTGCCGTCGAGCGCAAGAAGGCCGGTCTGCACAAGGCCCGCCGCGCCCCGCAGTACTCCAAGCGCTAA
- the glmM gene encoding phosphoglucosamine mutase, which yields MTRLFGTDGVRGQANTVLTAPLALKLGAAAAQVLTADLPSHKKRPTAIIGRDPRVSGEMLAAALSAGLASRGVEVLRVGVLPTPALAYLTDDYGADIGVMVSASHNPMPDNGIKFFSAGGRKLPDAVEDEIERAMADLPETGPTGTGVGRIIEEAPDAEERYLNHLREAVRTDLSGIKVVVDTANGAASVVAPTAYAAAGAEVTPIFNTPNAYNINDNCGSTHIEQVQRAVVEQGADLGLAHDGDADRCLAVDAEGNVVDGDQIMAILAVGMKERNDLRDNKLVATVMSNLGLKLAMAEQGIDIVPTKVGDRYVLEELQHLDLSLGGEQSGHVIIPEHCSTGDGTLTGLSVMARMAETGKSLKELAAVMTVLPQVLVNVPVADKTSIAGDPSVVAAIAEAEEELGDTGRVLLRPSGTEELFRVMVEAPEEAVARRVAGRLAAVVTAV from the coding sequence ATGACACGACTCTTCGGAACTGACGGCGTGCGTGGTCAGGCGAACACCGTGCTGACCGCCCCGCTCGCCCTCAAGCTGGGTGCGGCGGCAGCGCAGGTGCTCACCGCGGACCTGCCCTCGCACAAGAAGCGGCCGACCGCGATCATCGGCCGCGACCCGCGCGTGTCCGGCGAGATGCTCGCCGCGGCGCTCTCGGCGGGCCTGGCCTCCCGTGGCGTGGAGGTCCTGCGCGTCGGCGTGCTGCCGACCCCGGCGCTGGCCTACCTGACCGACGACTACGGCGCCGACATCGGCGTGATGGTCTCCGCCTCGCACAACCCCATGCCGGACAACGGCATCAAGTTCTTCTCCGCCGGCGGGCGCAAGCTGCCCGACGCCGTCGAGGACGAGATCGAGCGCGCCATGGCCGACCTGCCCGAGACCGGGCCGACCGGCACCGGGGTGGGCCGCATCATCGAGGAGGCCCCCGACGCCGAGGAACGCTACCTCAACCACCTGCGCGAGGCCGTGCGCACCGACCTCAGCGGCATCAAGGTCGTCGTCGACACCGCCAACGGCGCGGCCTCCGTGGTCGCCCCGACGGCCTACGCGGCCGCCGGTGCGGAGGTCACGCCGATCTTCAACACGCCGAACGCCTACAACATCAACGACAACTGCGGCTCGACCCACATCGAGCAGGTCCAACGCGCCGTCGTCGAGCAGGGTGCCGACCTGGGCCTGGCCCACGACGGCGACGCCGACCGCTGCCTGGCCGTGGACGCCGAGGGCAACGTCGTCGACGGCGACCAGATCATGGCCATCCTCGCCGTCGGCATGAAGGAGCGCAACGACCTGCGCGACAACAAGCTCGTCGCCACGGTGATGAGCAACCTGGGGCTGAAGCTGGCGATGGCCGAGCAGGGCATCGACATCGTGCCCACCAAGGTCGGCGACCGCTACGTGCTCGAGGAGCTGCAGCACCTCGACCTCTCGCTGGGCGGCGAGCAGTCCGGCCACGTGATCATCCCCGAGCACTGCTCCACCGGCGACGGCACGCTGACCGGGCTCTCGGTCATGGCGCGCATGGCCGAGACCGGGAAGTCGCTCAAGGAGCTCGCCGCCGTGATGACGGTGCTGCCGCAGGTGCTGGTCAATGTGCCCGTGGCCGACAAGACCTCGATCGCCGGGGACCCCTCGGTGGTCGCCGCGATCGCCGAGGCCGAGGAGGAGCTCGGCGACACCGGCCGGGTGCTGTTGCGCCCCTCGGGCACCGAGGAGCTCTTCCGCGTGATGGTCGAGGCGCCCGAGGAGGCCGTCGCCCGGCGCGTCGCCGGCCGGCTGGCCGCGGTGGTCACCGCCG